One Candidatus Korarchaeum sp. genomic region harbors:
- a CDS encoding sugar phosphate isomerase/epimerase family protein, with amino-acid sequence MADHVFGGMNNPHRDLIEEVSNLLEMNMEFVELTVEWPLSWVDSIELRMRDLKDELESYNAFVLIHSPYYLEVAHPYDDVRSGALRAASKILRIASELESAFATFHPFTPGWLAAVRDKARELNVIGFRELIKEGRELGVQILVENVDHGAFRSPPDIRYLLDNVEGLLMTLDLGHAMMNGGIEKLRAYLKKCGRDVMHLHAHDNDMNSDLHMPIGAGRIPWREVAVELTKGMYRGTITLEVHSSDPDYLRISREKLSSILDDVKDVTGTDRY; translated from the coding sequence ATGGCTGACCACGTTTTCGGGGGAATGAACAACCCGCACAGGGATCTAATTGAGGAGGTGAGCAACTTGCTCGAGATGAATATGGAGTTCGTAGAGCTCACGGTGGAGTGGCCGCTGTCGTGGGTAGATTCCATAGAGCTTAGGATGAGGGATCTCAAGGATGAGCTGGAGTCGTACAACGCTTTCGTGCTGATACATTCCCCCTACTACCTGGAGGTGGCGCATCCCTATGATGATGTGAGGTCCGGGGCCCTGAGGGCGGCTAGTAAGATACTCAGGATAGCGAGCGAGCTGGAGTCAGCTTTCGCGACATTCCATCCCTTCACTCCGGGATGGCTCGCGGCGGTGAGGGATAAGGCGAGGGAGCTCAACGTCATAGGGTTCAGGGAGTTGATCAAGGAGGGGAGGGAGTTGGGTGTTCAGATCCTAGTGGAGAACGTGGATCATGGGGCGTTCAGGTCCCCTCCGGATATCAGGTATCTGCTGGATAATGTCGAGGGGCTCCTCATGACACTCGACCTAGGGCACGCTATGATGAACGGGGGTATTGAGAAGCTCAGGGCTTACTTGAAGAAGTGCGGGAGGGATGTGATGCATTTGCACGCTCACGATAACGATATGAACAGCGATCTCCACATGCCGATAGGAGCTGGGAGGATCCCTTGGAGGGAAGTCGCGGTGGAGCTCACTAAGGGTATGTATAGGGGTACTATCACGTTGGAGGTGCACTCAAGTGACCCGGACTACCTCAGGATCTCAAGGGAGAAGCTCTCCTCCATCCTCGATGATGTGAAGGACGTGACAGGTACTGATCGTTATTAG
- a CDS encoding histone family protein has product MPQKQTRYLPLAPVYRIIKDAGAERVSDDARERMVYHLERFAREVGAHAVDLAKHAKRKTVTDRDIEMAVEAVWKR; this is encoded by the coding sequence ATGCCCCAGAAACAGACTAGGTATCTACCCCTCGCGCCTGTATACAGGATAATCAAGGATGCGGGCGCGGAGAGAGTGAGCGACGATGCTAGAGAGAGAATGGTCTATCATCTCGAGAGATTTGCTCGCGAAGTCGGAGCGCATGCAGTAGATCTCGCGAAACATGCTAAGAGGAAGACCGTTACCGACAGAGATATAGAGATGGCTGTGGAGGCCGTCTGGAAGAGATGA
- a CDS encoding creatininase family protein, which translates to MSGLKDRRIWLMSYREFQEAIEETELAILPLGVCEAHGPHLPLGTDFLISEWLSLRVAEKVNALVAPPLYYGVAVGLSGYMGTITISDSTLESLIHEILSELASNGFGRVILMNGHGGSGQVNSISRAMRRAWLDLRLRVAMVMWWDLAREIAEEIFGGSGGHAGIDETAIILAIDGSLVKGGIEDGEIYRLRSGVQAVPLPGSVLAYDDKFVKEIPRHEEASNFVERLVERIVEEILNVIEGWDRQESI; encoded by the coding sequence ATGAGCGGACTTAAGGATAGGAGAATTTGGTTAATGAGCTACAGGGAGTTCCAAGAGGCCATTGAGGAAACTGAATTAGCTATACTTCCTCTTGGGGTTTGTGAAGCTCACGGTCCGCATCTACCCTTAGGTACGGACTTCCTGATATCTGAGTGGCTATCCCTGAGGGTAGCGGAGAAGGTGAACGCCTTAGTAGCTCCTCCACTCTACTACGGAGTCGCGGTAGGTCTCTCCGGCTATATGGGCACCATAACAATAAGCGATTCCACTCTCGAGTCCTTAATTCACGAGATCCTGTCCGAGTTAGCTAGTAACGGTTTCGGGAGAGTGATACTGATGAATGGACACGGAGGATCGGGTCAGGTGAACAGCATCTCTAGGGCCATGAGGAGGGCCTGGCTTGACCTGAGGTTGAGGGTAGCCATGGTGATGTGGTGGGATCTAGCGAGGGAAATCGCTGAGGAGATCTTCGGGGGCAGCGGGGGTCACGCCGGTATCGATGAGACAGCCATAATACTAGCGATAGACGGATCCCTAGTTAAGGGGGGGATCGAGGATGGAGAGATCTACAGGCTGAGGAGTGGCGTTCAAGCAGTACCCCTCCCCGGATCCGTATTAGCTTACGACGATAAGTTCGTTAAGGAGATCCCGAGGCATGAGGAAGCGTCAAATTTCGTAGAGAGATTAGTTGAGAGGATCGTTGAGGAGATATTGAATGTGATAGAGGGATGGGATAGGCAAGAGTCCATCTGA
- a CDS encoding cyclic 2,3-diphosphoglycerate synthase, whose product MARRVVIMGAAGRDFHNFNVFFRNNEQYEVVAFTAAQLPNIAGRIYPPELAGPLYPNGIPIYPEEDLPRLIREKEVDLVVFSYSDVSHQYIMERAALAQACGADFMLLGPKSTMLKSNKPVIAVTAVRTGAGKSPTSRRISRILRGKGLRVSVVRHPMPYGDLRKQIVQRFASLEDLDRHNATIEEREDYEPHLRLGNVVFAGVDYEKILREAEKEGDVILWDGGNNDFPFYEPDLLITVVDPLRAGHELTYWPGSVNVRMADVVIISKVDTACYSDVEKVMSNVERVNPRAKIITAAIPYTVDKPELIERKKVIVVEDGPTVTHGDMGFGAGYLMARKLKAEVIDPRPYAVGSIRETYEKYPHLSHVLPAVGYGESQMRELEETINRSPAESVVLGTPTDISRYLRINKPAVHVYYELQEIGTLTLEGVIDEFLERVKR is encoded by the coding sequence ATGGCTAGGAGAGTAGTCATCATGGGTGCAGCCGGCCGTGACTTCCATAACTTCAACGTGTTCTTCCGGAACAACGAGCAGTACGAGGTGGTAGCGTTCACAGCGGCCCAGCTCCCGAACATAGCTGGTAGGATATATCCCCCTGAGCTAGCGGGCCCCCTCTATCCTAACGGGATTCCCATATATCCGGAGGAGGATCTTCCGAGGTTAATAAGGGAGAAGGAAGTAGATCTAGTCGTCTTCTCCTATAGCGACGTCTCCCACCAGTACATAATGGAGAGGGCGGCTCTCGCTCAAGCTTGCGGAGCTGACTTCATGTTGCTTGGGCCGAAGAGCACCATGCTCAAATCAAATAAGCCTGTAATAGCCGTCACTGCCGTTAGGACCGGGGCTGGGAAGAGCCCAACGAGCAGGAGGATCTCGAGGATACTCAGGGGCAAGGGCTTGAGGGTCTCCGTGGTCAGGCACCCCATGCCCTACGGGGACTTGAGGAAACAGATAGTCCAGAGGTTCGCATCGCTGGAGGACCTGGATAGGCACAACGCAACCATAGAGGAGAGGGAGGATTATGAACCGCACTTGAGACTAGGTAACGTCGTCTTTGCCGGAGTGGACTACGAGAAAATACTGAGGGAGGCTGAGAAGGAGGGTGATGTGATATTATGGGATGGAGGGAATAACGACTTTCCGTTCTACGAACCCGACCTCCTGATAACGGTCGTTGATCCGCTTAGAGCAGGTCACGAGCTGACTTACTGGCCCGGAAGCGTCAACGTGAGGATGGCGGATGTCGTGATAATAAGCAAGGTGGATACGGCTTGCTACTCGGATGTGGAGAAGGTCATGAGCAACGTGGAGAGGGTTAATCCGAGGGCTAAGATAATAACTGCAGCTATCCCCTACACCGTCGATAAACCCGAGCTCATCGAGAGGAAGAAGGTGATAGTAGTTGAGGATGGCCCCACGGTGACTCATGGGGACATGGGATTCGGAGCCGGCTACCTGATGGCGCGGAAGCTCAAGGCAGAGGTGATAGATCCCAGGCCTTACGCAGTGGGCTCCATAAGGGAGACCTACGAGAAGTACCCTCACTTATCGCATGTCCTCCCAGCGGTAGGCTATGGGGAGAGCCAGATGAGGGAGCTTGAGGAGACGATAAACAGATCACCTGCGGAGTCCGTCGTTCTAGGGACCCCGACGGATATAAGCCGCTATCTTAGGATAAACAAACCAGCTGTCCACGTTTACTACGAGCTCCAGGAGATCGGTACCCTGACCTTGGAGGGCGTAATAGACGAGTTCCTCGAGAGGGTTAAACGATGA
- the thiL gene encoding thiamine-phosphate kinase, with the protein MRPERELIDEIMKLVKEDPGELLKLGRDDASARELERGVYIFKMDMVSSSTDLLPGMSLSQLAKKCVTANFSDIASKGGRPVLFMSSVGLPRDLSDEDFLSIFRGFEEAMRKYGTHLVGGDLGESKEIVISGFALGRVEVRLVGRGGAKPGDVLMTTGCFGLTWLGFKHLLEGLEIPERLKEDVLRAVYEPEAKVEEGIAISRYASSTIDSSDGLYWSLRELSRASGLGFLVEDLPLDERVREYLECKEMDIIEATFHGGEEYEIVFTVREDLVREVTEELELLNLEPLRIGRVIEHEGIYLRVGDGILEVPEGGWEHFREVS; encoded by the coding sequence GTGAGACCTGAGAGGGAACTGATAGATGAGATAATGAAGCTCGTTAAAGAGGATCCCGGGGAGTTGCTAAAGCTGGGTAGGGATGATGCTTCAGCTAGGGAACTGGAGCGAGGTGTTTACATATTCAAAATGGATATGGTTTCCTCATCCACTGACTTGCTCCCTGGGATGAGCTTGAGCCAGCTCGCGAAGAAGTGCGTCACTGCTAACTTCTCGGACATAGCTTCCAAGGGAGGTAGACCCGTCCTCTTCATGTCCTCAGTGGGCTTACCCAGGGACCTCAGTGACGAGGACTTCCTATCCATATTCAGGGGTTTCGAGGAGGCGATGAGAAAGTACGGAACTCACTTAGTGGGGGGAGACCTCGGGGAGTCCAAGGAGATCGTGATATCGGGCTTCGCGCTCGGTAGAGTTGAGGTGAGGTTAGTGGGAAGAGGAGGGGCTAAGCCCGGGGATGTTTTAATGACGACAGGGTGCTTCGGGCTCACTTGGCTCGGTTTCAAACACCTCTTGGAGGGTCTGGAGATACCGGAACGGTTGAAGGAGGATGTCCTGAGAGCCGTGTATGAGCCCGAGGCCAAGGTGGAGGAAGGGATTGCGATATCCCGCTATGCCTCGTCCACTATCGATAGTAGTGACGGTCTCTACTGGTCATTAAGGGAACTCTCCAGAGCTAGCGGCCTCGGTTTCCTGGTGGAGGACCTTCCGCTAGATGAGAGAGTGAGGGAGTACTTGGAATGTAAGGAGATGGATATCATTGAGGCCACCTTTCACGGAGGAGAGGAGTATGAGATAGTCTTCACTGTTAGGGAAGACCTGGTTCGTGAAGTTACTGAGGAGCTGGAGCTCCTGAACCTGGAGCCGCTGAGGATTGGGAGGGTCATCGAGCACGAGGGTATCTACCTGAGAGTTGGGGATGGGATCTTGGAAGTCCCCGAGGGTGGGTGGGAGCACTTCAGAGAGGTAAGTTAA
- a CDS encoding MBL fold metallo-hydrolase, which yields MISLVWKGSSAIYLKCGDLRVLLDPASLFSPEEISELGGVDLVLFTHEHSDHFDETFLESISREFDISVVCNPGVHRILRGRLGERVHRVKDGETVEIGGARVHALRSVHPGHHPVVLPLEIEGVAIFHGDSTGFSKGFQAFSPVDLAFIPVGSPSPNSSPSEAVRIVRAVVPRKVVPLHGSDREISDFVDRIRLSKLNVDVVVPSMGELVNLPL from the coding sequence TTGATATCCTTAGTCTGGAAGGGAAGTTCAGCCATCTACCTAAAGTGCGGAGATCTGAGAGTCCTCCTGGATCCAGCTTCCCTCTTCTCCCCGGAGGAGATATCCGAGTTGGGCGGGGTAGACCTGGTTCTCTTCACTCACGAGCACTCGGACCACTTCGATGAGACCTTCCTCGAGAGCATATCTAGGGAGTTCGATATCAGCGTCGTTTGCAACCCCGGGGTTCACAGGATACTGAGGGGGAGGTTAGGGGAGAGGGTCCATAGGGTGAAGGACGGTGAGACGGTGGAGATCGGAGGTGCTAGAGTGCACGCTTTAAGATCGGTTCACCCCGGTCACCATCCCGTGGTCCTGCCTCTAGAGATAGAGGGTGTAGCTATCTTTCACGGGGACAGTACTGGATTTTCCAAGGGGTTCCAGGCGTTCTCTCCAGTGGATCTCGCGTTCATCCCCGTAGGATCTCCTTCACCCAATTCCAGTCCCTCCGAAGCCGTTAGAATAGTGAGAGCAGTTGTCCCCAGGAAGGTGGTCCCGCTCCACGGGAGTGATAGGGAGATCTCAGACTTCGTCGATAGGATCAGGTTATCCAAACTGAACGTTGACGTGGTGGTCCCATCGATGGGGGAGCTAGTTAACTTACCTCTCTGA
- a CDS encoding cyclophilin-like family protein, with translation MRERIEGIGSYRVILRWDDSDAVSMELIRHLSPITIERFYRSLPIRGMVVNSGELLYISAPIDTRSEKPRGSMRRGHVAYSLSKKMLVIALSDVRLNELVNPMGRVISGIELVSGLRTGTSVELMRI, from the coding sequence TTGAGGGAGAGGATAGAAGGGATAGGGAGCTACAGAGTGATCTTGAGATGGGATGACTCCGATGCAGTGAGTATGGAGCTCATCAGACATCTATCTCCCATAACGATCGAGAGGTTCTACAGGAGCCTCCCCATCAGGGGGATGGTCGTGAACAGCGGTGAGCTCCTCTACATCTCAGCTCCTATAGATACCAGATCTGAGAAACCGAGAGGCTCGATGAGGAGGGGTCACGTAGCGTACTCGCTTTCCAAGAAGATGTTGGTAATAGCTCTCTCAGACGTCAGACTTAACGAGTTAGTTAACCCCATGGGGAGAGTAATATCGGGCATCGAGTTGGTAAGTGGGCTCAGGACGGGGACTAGCGTGGAGTTGATGAGGATTTGA